The stretch of DNA GATGAAGAGAAAGCTGGTAAATTTGTAAAATTGATAAAGACTAATTCGGAGACAGCTAAGAAAGTGGCGGAGCAAACAATCAAAGGAAAAGGCTCCACAGAAAAGCTTGCCAGAATCGTAAAGACAGATAAAGGAGctattgaagatgccgaagatGAGTGCGTACAAATTCAAGATAGTTTCTTTGTGACGAGCACGGGTCAGAGTTATGTGGCGACGGCTCCGAAAGTAGATGAGAAATTGCAAAATAAAGAAGCGGACTTCAGTTGGAAGCGCACCAACAAAAGAAAGGAATTAACGAATAACAATGATCAAAAGCCTTCAAAGAGGCCGGATAATACAGATGCAAATTGCATTCAACCTTCTTGGAAGgcgaaacaacaacaaaatggtATATTATAGGAAATTAATCATGAAAAGTTGATAATCATTCTTGATTTCAGAAATCAAACGGTTCCAGGGTCAACGAAAATGCTTCAACGGTGATACCAGTGATCGGAGCACTGATCTACATCCATCGTGGGCTGCGAAACAAAGACAAAAAATTATACTACCACCTGCGGGTAAGCGAATTACTTTCGATAATACAGAGCCTACGGAAGCTCCGGAGAATTCTTCGTGGACTACAAAGCAAAAACAAAGAGACATCAATCCATTGGTTGGCAGGAAAACTGTATTCGATCCCAATGAACAGCCAGCCAGAGAAAATACTCCGGCGAATGATTTTCATCCTTCATGGAGTGCGAAGCAAAAGCAGAGAGGATTGAAACCGTTCCAGGGTAAGAAAACGATATTTGATTCGACAACCGCTGGGGCCCAGTCGGAATCACAAAAAATGTCAGAGTCTGATCTCCATCCTTCCTGGGCGGCGAAACAGAAGGAAAAAGGCATTAAGGCTTTTCAAGGAAAAAAGATTACATTCAATGACTAGTTCTGGATGGTGTTGGAAGTGTATTAACTCtgtaaaatattttgtttcactAGTAACTAGAGTTGGAATAAATGTAACATGACTACCATAACTCCACCATATTCTGCGCAGTTGAAACTTTTCAAAGTTTGAACCACTCTGTAACCAAAATAGATGCATTATATCACAAAAcatgggtgggtaatgtcggggataaAACTTGGACATAGCCCGTTTGGAtcatgcttgacattttacaaatgttcaattttatttctcaagaaaaataaaatgttattcattgcgataaatgtctgattcacaattgtattcgatgcgaacaccatctttgcagggctgctgtccggtaatcttgcaacatgccctgccaatcgcactcgtccagccttggcaactttctgaatgctgggtttgCCGTAGAGTTGCACCAGCTCGTGATTCATGCTCTTTCTCCATATTCCGTTTTCcagtacaccaccgtatattttCCTGAGCACTtggcgttcgaaaacaccagGTGTCCATGCGTCGTGCCGATAGAGAACAATCGGTCGAATAAGAAATTGGTACATGTTCCACTCCGTACGGGGTCGGGGTTTGTTGGACcttaaggatttgcggagcccatagtaggcgcgACTTATATTGACTATGCGTTTTAgaatttgtcagttgttatcattTTCAATGAGCCAacgtagacaaattcctctaccacctcgagctcgtcgccgtcgattacAACACTAGTACCAAGACGAATTCTGTTGCAATCAGTCCATCCTGTTAGCATATATTTAATATAgaacgcattgatcccaagacCAATCacccctgcttcgtgtttcagtcgggtacaCTAGTCGGCTACCGTCACATGcattcttccgattatgtccatgtcgtcggcgaagcagataaactgactagacttgttcaATCTcaatctctctctttttcttcttcttaaatggctctaacgttcctagaagaacttcgccgtctcaacgtagtattacttgcgtcatttttattagtacttagttgagatttcttgaatgcattctgagtggcaagctctagaatacgcgtgaccacagtgcaagtcggagaagatttcttcgacgaaaaattccgCCGACCAGAACGacaatcgaacccgaacccccggcatgatgtgtgacgctaaccactcggccacgggagcgcaCACTCTCAAACGTCTCctgtcccctgtgagtctcaaacgatCCGGACAGATCACCTGAGATACGCACAACGTTCATCGTTGTCTggatcagtcttgtcagctttcggggaaagccgtgttcgacCATGATTTTCCCTAGCTGTCGTCAGTCGATTGTAttatatgcggccttgaaatcGACGAAGACGTGGTGCGCAGGGAGCTGATACTCGCGGCATTTTTTTAGCCGCAAtttaaaaatctggtccgtcgtcgagcaaccggatATGAATCCGGCCTTATAACTACCCCCCACAAATCAATTTACTATTGGTAATAGACGGCGAAAGAGGATTCGAGACAGAATTTTGAAGGCACTATTCAGGATCGTGATTGCATGGTAGTTCTCACAATCCAACTtgccgtctttttttttatagatgggacaGATTAACTCGTCCTTCCACTTCTCCGGTAACTGTTCTGTGTCCAAGAttctgactatcaaccggtgcatacactctacaagttttcccggATCTCCCTTGAATAACTCCGCTAcaaggccatccttaccagctgctttgtggttctttagctgattaatggccttcTTAACTTCCCCCATCGTCGAGgttggtacgtcgtcgttgttcactgcaccggtgtagtcctacTCAACCCCGTCTCGCTCTCCTGTCTGCgcactgttcaggtgttcatcgtagtgttgcctccacctttcgatcgcCTAGCGTTctttcgtcaagatgcctccttccttgttcctgcacatttcggctcgtggaagaacttccgcgattctcgagaacaaTAAAGCagctcctcacactctttctcttccaggcggcgcttttttcccgaaagagatgtgtttacTGCCTTCGCTTCAgcctgtatcgttccacgttttgtcgggtccttctcgttcaggagcgctcggcactcgtcgttaaatcattcgttccgttgtcctcgttgttcatatcCGAtaacggtctctgctgtgctgcaaATTGCTGCTTTCAATGTTTtacagcattcatcgaggggggCAGAATCCGGTTCGtttacccccggtaacgcagcttcaagacgctgcgagtatgttgcagcaatgttcggctcctgtagtcgtcgtaggtggtaccgtggtgagcgctggtgtcttatgttattgacgactgacagtttagaacgcggtttgaccatcaccaggtagtgatctgaatcgatgttagcgcaaCGGTAGGTTCTGAGTCGATGATATCCAAGAaatgccgaccgtcgatcaaaacgtggtcattTTGTGTTTCTATTTAGTGTGGTGATCTCTAGGtgaaaccagagatgccaaccttcctgatttttcaggatttcccagactatttagcacgctccctgataacctgacgaacactcaatttatcctgatttttgtactctttacattattcgtaataaatataccggtttccatgccaaagttttctgtcatgatactTCTCCGGTTCACACTTGTACATaacttacattaagttaaactgtgtacttaacttttttttatctctaccctcaattgtttcgggGCTTCCCAAAGCTGCTTAAAAATTTCATGataccagattgtctgacgaatttatgaaattacaacgagattaagtttgaggaacaacattgctttattgaagataatgtgtatgtagatgtatctccagagttattaatgtaggaatacgtttcagagtgtaaaattactcaagcgaaaatttttgaatacacagtcaatataaaaatattttatatgtaattggttcgtctgattcaaagtagaatgaactttaatgatgggactatggtaattATATCTTTAACCGtattaaatatcataaaaattaggaaaaaatcaacaagtcttcctctgctgatatgctttcctcatttgttgatttattccaaagcatggatgatgaattcagtgaaaatttgaatattggttTCTCTCACTgtttgactgtagtgatgctgtaggtttttcggaaaaaatataaacgttcaaaaagtcaggcgaaacactagcatttccacctatgcgaggatttataccctattatagaaatcgaggcgataagaattttgctcgttggctctattttactattatagaaatcgagcaattcgatagcaccgagcgagtgataactATCGATGCatgtgtcagaacttttcgagttgtttggttcacttgttgcatatcttcagagaattattttgttttggcttgcatccctttgggaaacatttcagaaacgcttcaatatatgcaatttgcaacacatgttcgtttgttttgatcaacatttgttttacggtgctgccagaatagtctatacaaggtaagtgttcaatccagcattatttacattaatcatgttataacttacaatgcagaatttacttccagcgcatatttcagtggctgaaaatgagtggtggaaaaaaaaccaaatcaccaccagtttgaacctaggtagtgcggactgaatcaaaacggctgtcaaaaaagatccaattgaaatgtcaaaagagatccaacgatcaggagagttatttttcttatgataatcaacactataaaagaggtattgttgtcaagggcaaaaataagtaaaattataaaatgaacgaactacatttttccgtcaattgtttaattaaccattgcatctctaaaag from Toxorhynchites rutilus septentrionalis strain SRP chromosome 3, ASM2978413v1, whole genome shotgun sequence encodes:
- the LOC129777210 gene encoding uncharacterized protein LOC129777210 — translated: MDSDELNREIQIFRNHVKIARENIIHKLVRHIKFWKQKLAANSNNVRASKKILSLESLISHTRAQPVAVLVKQIVTFKSPPDESTNQGSSSVEQKMIVRFHEHKRLQSEIVAMRERLNGKMKLLDKYLKNPDNGVKDKEKRKKRDGMERKVKKNISKKRKKSEVGQSEDEGFREVVEGNPNDESEPDDNESLIDDISITDSEVFGDGSDEEKAGKFVKLIKTNSETAKKVAEQTIKGKGSTEKLARIVKTDKGAIEDAEDECVQIQDSFFVTSTGQSYVATAPKVDEKLQNKEADFSWKRTNKRKELTNNNDQKPSKRPDNTDANCIQPSWKAKQQQNEIKRFQGQRKCFNGDTSDRSTDLHPSWAAKQRQKIILPPAGKRITFDNTEPTEAPENSSWTTKQKQRDINPLVGRKTVFDPNEQPARENTPANDFHPSWSAKQKQRGLKPFQGKKTIFDSTTAGAQSESQKMSESDLHPSWAAKQKEKGIKAFQGKKITFND